In a genomic window of Pelotomaculum thermopropionicum SI:
- the HolA gene encoding DNA polymerase III, delta subunit, with amino-acid sequence MNYFVEFLNSVKRGQVSPVYLFYGEETYLKEQAVLRLKEHLAGGDRSGLNFDLVDGETVAPAEIAARAETLPFLAGKRLVVVKNPAFLQPAGKTGDGPAGDEKGAKSSGKESPLLKYLENPPSSTCLVFVAGESVDRRRRLFQAIKKCGQAVEFTFLSRGELTRWLVQKAGAEGRRFAAGAADALLDAAGPSLQTLVLELEKLFSYTAGQKFITVEDVRAVCPPGPEENIFAVVDAVGNRRCGEALAGIKDMLAAREPPLRILAMITRQFRLLLQVRELLEQGCPPGRIPDRLGVHPYTARKAALQCKNFGRSFLIGALQSLLEIDVAVKGGRQDFYPAVETFLLKLCAGSKGDDNGG; translated from the coding sequence ATGAACTATTTCGTTGAGTTCTTGAACAGCGTAAAGCGGGGGCAGGTGTCCCCTGTTTACCTTTTTTACGGGGAAGAAACCTACCTGAAGGAGCAGGCCGTGTTGCGCCTGAAGGAGCATCTTGCCGGCGGTGACCGGTCCGGCTTGAACTTTGACCTGGTTGACGGCGAAACAGTTGCCCCTGCGGAAATTGCCGCAAGGGCGGAGACCCTGCCTTTTTTGGCCGGAAAGCGCCTGGTGGTGGTTAAAAACCCGGCCTTTCTGCAACCGGCCGGTAAGACTGGGGACGGCCCGGCCGGGGATGAAAAAGGGGCAAAGTCGTCCGGCAAAGAATCTCCGCTCTTAAAATACCTGGAAAATCCGCCATCTTCAACCTGCCTGGTTTTTGTTGCCGGTGAGTCTGTTGACAGGCGGAGGCGCCTTTTTCAGGCAATAAAAAAATGCGGGCAGGCAGTGGAGTTTACCTTTCTAAGCAGGGGGGAACTGACCCGCTGGCTGGTACAAAAGGCCGGCGCGGAGGGCAGGAGGTTTGCGGCAGGGGCGGCGGATGCCCTGCTTGATGCCGCCGGGCCGTCCCTCCAGACGCTTGTGCTGGAACTGGAAAAGCTCTTCAGCTACACGGCGGGGCAGAAGTTCATCACCGTTGAGGACGTGCGCGCCGTGTGCCCGCCCGGGCCCGAGGAGAATATTTTTGCCGTTGTCGATGCGGTGGGGAACAGGCGCTGCGGGGAGGCCCTGGCGGGGATCAAGGATATGCTTGCGGCAAGAGAACCTCCGTTGAGGATCCTGGCCATGATCACGAGGCAGTTCCGGCTTTTGCTGCAGGTTCGCGAACTGCTGGAGCAGGGCTGCCCGCCCGGCAGGATTCCGGACAGGCTGGGCGTTCATCCTTACACGGCCAGAAAGGCCGCGCTTCAGTGCAAAAATTTCGGCCGCTCCTTTTTGATCGGTGCGCTCCAGTCCCTCCTGGAAATAGACGTGGCCGTAAAGGGCGGGCGGCAGGACTTTTACCCGGCTGTGGAGACTTTCCTGTTGAAGCTTTGCGCCGGCAGCAAAGGGGATGACAATGGCGGATAA
- a CDS encoding predicted ATPase (AAA+ superfamily): MPLPAWWQVVTPHKDIKEKSFTEAVFAADLGDVLNGTAPEEYCDPRLFFAKTYLTAGLKNLARNVLERLTSGRGDPVIQLQTPFGGGKTHSLITLYHLVKSFSEIDHLEQVKELASGAAGFAGVRVAAFVGTSADPVKGRTPWGEIAYQLGFYEVVRDHDVRRVAPGKERIKEIFQKSGPALILIDELLEYIVKANRVEKVERITQGQTLAFLQELSESVAASEKTALVLTLPASILEHYDEEAEKALAQLQKVSGRVESIYVPVEGMEVYEVIRKRLFEDPGDQKVHRLVAEEYLKLYQGLGTEVPGEVRETAFREKVERAYPFHPEFIDVLYERWGSYPTFQRTRGVLRLLAQVVGELYERKVVSPLIQSSLVNLSSLPIRREFVKHIGNEYDSVINSDVTGKAVRIDQEIGSEYEKYGIARGLATAVFLYSFSGAQRRGVTLPWLRVALLREGVPPTIVGDAVNKLEESLWFFHAEKHVYSFKNQPNLNKVITDREETIEEGQIREAFAENLAKLTKEGPFEVYLWPREASGVPDNRRLKLVVFDPDLKEGAPETKAFAKELLEKAGATFRIYRNVVFALAVDQDAYAGLKGKLRRHLALKDIAKDASLVLAPASREELQTKLKQAEKDIPFQVINAYRHVGWSGNGGVAWRDMGLPPAGEGSLTGRVFRCLKDEKPILSSITPKLILEKGMGQDEEEKSIREIYDIFLKTPGFPCLESEDVLLKAAREGAEKGVFGVRTGDRLFFREPLLDPDPESLVVRPEKAAEEKKSFSGRPEERGKTPPGGTEKGEEKPGPEPDGSPGGEKEKRPRKVAIKASVPWDKLSSIVTGVIRPLKTSGAEPEITIEIKAEATGGFDRTTLDSKVKETLTQLGAKVMQWEEE; this comes from the coding sequence ATGCCATTACCAGCCTGGTGGCAGGTGGTTACGCCCCACAAGGACATTAAAGAAAAATCTTTCACAGAGGCGGTTTTCGCCGCCGATCTGGGCGATGTGTTAAATGGTACGGCACCGGAGGAGTACTGCGACCCGCGCCTCTTTTTTGCCAAGACATACCTTACCGCGGGGCTGAAAAACCTGGCCCGCAACGTATTGGAGCGTTTGACCTCCGGCCGGGGCGACCCCGTAATCCAGCTCCAGACCCCTTTCGGCGGCGGCAAGACCCACTCCCTGATCACCCTTTACCACCTGGTAAAATCTTTTTCAGAGATAGATCATCTGGAACAGGTGAAGGAACTGGCGTCCGGGGCCGCCGGGTTTGCCGGGGTGCGGGTGGCGGCCTTCGTGGGCACATCTGCCGACCCCGTAAAGGGAAGGACACCCTGGGGAGAGATTGCCTACCAACTAGGCTTTTACGAAGTGGTCAGGGACCACGACGTGCGCCGGGTGGCGCCGGGCAAAGAGCGAATCAAGGAGATCTTCCAGAAGAGCGGGCCGGCCCTTATCCTCATCGATGAGCTGCTGGAGTACATAGTAAAGGCTAACCGGGTGGAGAAGGTGGAGAGGATCACCCAGGGCCAGACCCTGGCGTTCCTTCAGGAGCTTTCGGAGTCGGTGGCCGCTTCGGAAAAAACGGCTTTAGTTCTGACGCTTCCCGCAAGCATCCTGGAGCATTACGACGAAGAAGCCGAAAAGGCCCTTGCCCAATTGCAGAAAGTTTCCGGAAGAGTAGAAAGCATTTACGTCCCGGTGGAGGGCATGGAAGTCTACGAAGTGATCCGGAAAAGGCTGTTTGAAGACCCGGGCGACCAGAAGGTCCATCGCCTGGTGGCTGAGGAATATCTCAAGCTTTACCAGGGGCTGGGTACCGAGGTTCCAGGTGAAGTAAGGGAAACGGCCTTCCGGGAAAAGGTGGAGAGGGCCTACCCTTTTCATCCCGAGTTCATCGACGTTTTGTACGAGCGCTGGGGGTCGTACCCCACTTTTCAAAGGACACGGGGCGTTTTGAGGCTCCTGGCCCAGGTGGTGGGCGAATTGTACGAGCGAAAAGTTGTTTCTCCCCTCATCCAATCGTCGCTGGTAAACCTCTCGTCTCTTCCGATCAGGCGGGAATTCGTCAAGCACATCGGCAACGAATACGATAGCGTCATTAACTCCGATGTTACCGGCAAAGCGGTGCGGATTGACCAGGAAATAGGTAGCGAATACGAAAAATACGGGATTGCCAGGGGGCTGGCCACGGCCGTTTTCCTCTACTCTTTTAGCGGCGCCCAGCGGCGCGGCGTGACCCTGCCCTGGCTCAGGGTGGCCCTCCTGCGGGAAGGGGTTCCTCCCACCATTGTCGGCGATGCGGTAAATAAACTGGAAGAGTCGCTCTGGTTTTTCCATGCGGAAAAACACGTTTACAGCTTTAAGAACCAGCCGAACCTCAATAAAGTCATCACCGACAGGGAAGAAACAATTGAGGAAGGTCAAATCCGGGAAGCCTTTGCGGAAAATCTGGCTAAGTTAACTAAAGAAGGGCCTTTCGAGGTGTACCTGTGGCCGCGGGAAGCGTCCGGGGTGCCGGACAACAGGCGGCTGAAACTGGTTGTGTTTGACCCCGACCTCAAGGAGGGCGCACCGGAAACAAAGGCGTTTGCGAAAGAGCTTTTGGAGAAAGCTGGAGCTACTTTTCGGATTTACCGCAACGTTGTTTTTGCCCTGGCGGTGGATCAGGACGCCTATGCCGGGCTGAAAGGAAAGCTCAGGCGGCACCTCGCCTTAAAAGATATTGCAAAGGATGCCTCCCTGGTTTTAGCGCCTGCATCCCGCGAGGAGCTGCAGACCAAATTGAAGCAGGCGGAAAAAGACATCCCTTTTCAGGTCATTAACGCCTACCGTCACGTGGGCTGGAGCGGCAACGGCGGTGTTGCCTGGCGGGACATGGGACTGCCGCCAGCCGGGGAAGGTTCCCTTACAGGGCGCGTGTTCCGCTGCCTCAAGGACGAAAAGCCGATCCTATCCTCGATAACCCCCAAGCTTATTTTGGAAAAGGGTATGGGCCAGGACGAAGAGGAAAAGAGCATCCGGGAGATTTACGACATTTTCCTGAAAACGCCCGGCTTTCCCTGCCTGGAAAGCGAGGATGTGTTACTGAAAGCCGCCAGGGAGGGGGCGGAAAAGGGTGTTTTTGGTGTTCGCACGGGAGACAGGCTGTTTTTCCGGGAACCCCTTTTAGATCCTGACCCCGAATCCCTGGTGGTGCGGCCGGAAAAAGCTGCCGAGGAGAAAAAGTCTTTTTCCGGCAGGCCGGAGGAAAGGGGGAAAACCCCTCCTGGTGGTACCGAAAAAGGGGAAGAAAAACCCGGACCTGAACCAGATGGTTCACCAGGGGGCGAAAAAGAAAAGCGGCCGCGCAAAGTTGCGATAAAAGCAAGCGTTCCCTGGGATAAGCTTTCTTCCATCGTCACCGGCGTGATCAGGCCCTTAAAAACGTCCGGGGCGGAGCCGGAAATCACCATTGAAATCAAGGCAGAAGCTACCGGCGGTTTTGACCGCACCACGTTGGATAGCAAGGTAAAAGAAACACTTACGCAACTGGGGGCGAAGGTTATGCAGTGGGAAGAGGAATAA
- a CDS encoding hypothetical membrane protein → MYPAPACRTRKIHSSAVRFSVTAALVLAALLFLVKNLFVADVSSLYNDILGAVPGGIVSRCQKDPLKILKTAMPMLDWGTFEGDKAGRTFGQALLDLAGSAARVSLRGPAAILQSQVPLLAAAEPSPAVPAVRPVGPGGADAGSGTVPPAGGALVIIYNTHTGETYGLTDGVERLDGRRGGVVTAAAALKEALESRYGIRVVASERIHDRDYDNSYAESEKTVRELLAANPGARAVLDIHRDSGKTRAQSVVEINGRKAAPILFVVGSGNSRTFPGWRQNYNFAVQLSGKINEMYPGLSLGVRVKDGFYNQFLHPHAVLVEIGTAENSTEEAVRSAEFMADALAAVIAGVNPAPPAVPER, encoded by the coding sequence ATGTACCCTGCTCCCGCTTGCCGCACCCGCAAGATACACTCTTCTGCCGTGCGCTTTTCCGTAACGGCCGCGCTGGTTCTGGCCGCCCTGCTCTTTTTGGTGAAAAATCTTTTTGTAGCGGATGTCAGCTCTCTTTATAACGACATTCTCGGCGCCGTACCCGGCGGAATTGTTTCACGCTGTCAGAAGGATCCCCTGAAAATCCTCAAAACGGCAATGCCGATGCTCGACTGGGGTACTTTTGAAGGAGATAAGGCGGGACGGACTTTTGGGCAGGCCCTTCTCGATCTGGCCGGATCCGCCGCAAGGGTGAGCCTGCGCGGCCCGGCCGCCATTTTACAGTCGCAGGTGCCGCTGCTGGCCGCCGCGGAACCTTCCCCCGCCGTTCCGGCCGTTCGGCCGGTTGGGCCAGGCGGTGCGGACGCGGGAAGCGGGACGGTCCCCCCTGCGGGCGGCGCCCTGGTGATTATTTACAATACCCACACCGGGGAAACGTACGGCCTGACCGACGGGGTTGAAAGGCTCGACGGCAGGCGCGGCGGGGTGGTGACGGCAGCGGCTGCCCTTAAGGAAGCGCTGGAGTCCAGATACGGCATCAGGGTGGTAGCTTCGGAGCGGATTCACGACCGGGATTACGACAATTCTTATGCCGAGTCGGAAAAGACGGTCAGGGAACTGCTGGCGGCCAATCCCGGGGCCAGGGCGGTGCTCGATATCCATCGCGACTCGGGGAAGACAAGGGCGCAGAGCGTGGTGGAAATAAACGGCCGGAAGGCGGCGCCCATTTTGTTTGTCGTTGGTTCCGGCAACAGCCGTACCTTTCCCGGCTGGCGGCAGAATTACAACTTTGCCGTCCAGCTTTCCGGCAAAATTAACGAAATGTATCCCGGCCTTTCCCTGGGCGTCAGGGTCAAGGACGGCTTTTACAACCAGTTTCTTCACCCTCATGCCGTGCTGGTGGAGATAGGCACGGCGGAAAATTCAACCGAAGAGGCGGTGCGCTCGGCAGAGTTTATGGCCGATGCCCTGGCTGCGGTGATTGCCGGGGTAAATCCGGCCCCTCCGGCCGTTCCGGAAAGATAA
- a CDS encoding hypothetical membrane protein, with protein sequence MQWLGLIIRFVVSALVLIVASWLSPGFVVRGGFVGALIAAVVIAVLGYVAEALLGERVSPQSRGLVGFITAAVVIYLAQFIIPSLLSVSLVGALISAFIIGLIDAFVPTVLR encoded by the coding sequence ATGCAATGGCTCGGGCTGATTATCAGGTTCGTCGTTTCGGCGCTTGTCCTGATTGTAGCCAGTTGGCTCTCACCCGGCTTTGTGGTGAGAGGGGGCTTCGTGGGCGCTTTAATAGCTGCCGTGGTTATTGCCGTGCTGGGCTATGTGGCGGAAGCCCTGTTGGGCGAGCGCGTTTCGCCCCAGAGCAGGGGCCTGGTGGGCTTTATTACCGCTGCCGTGGTAATTTACCTGGCCCAGTTTATAATCCCCAGCCTGCTCAGCGTAAGCCTGGTCGGTGCGTTAATTTCCGCTTTCATTATCGGACTAATTGATGCTTTTGTACCGACGGTGCTGCGCTAA
- the UraA gene encoding xanthine/uracil permeases, with product MADKNAPAFEGSLLYGLDEVPPFGQTLAYSVQWLSFTLANSAVVPIVVGNALGLDQAGTAALAQRTFFFQALASLLQVTLGHRLPIIEGPSGMWWGIFITLAAMAPALGKPLETLRTDLELGVMAAGLVLLAAGLAGLVGKALKLFTPAVTGSVLLLLGLQLSGTFVRGMLGIGANGGIDLKSAMVSAFVVAVVVLINLKAKGFLKSIAILIGTAAGWIIAALAGVTSGVHWTHRTAVAIPQLFAWGLPTFDPGVVLTSILTGLLVLSNLVASILAMERVLGAELPQRTYDRGVALTGFSDILAGLGATVGFVPYSAGAGMVSMTRVAARLPFIVFSFALMALGLLPPVASFLASIPEPVGYSVLLASFCQMVGFGLKDYARLKFDSRDCFVVGLPLLFGTGIMFLPAGAFAGVPALARYILGNGFIAGMLLCMLLDHLLLPKNGSRV from the coding sequence ATGGCGGATAAAAACGCACCGGCATTTGAGGGGAGCCTTTTATACGGCCTCGACGAGGTTCCGCCTTTCGGCCAGACGCTGGCCTACTCGGTACAGTGGCTTTCTTTTACCCTGGCCAATTCGGCCGTGGTTCCGATAGTGGTGGGCAATGCCCTGGGCCTCGATCAGGCCGGGACGGCAGCGCTGGCCCAGCGCACTTTCTTTTTCCAGGCGCTGGCGTCGCTTCTCCAGGTAACGCTGGGCCACCGGCTGCCCATTATCGAGGGGCCTTCGGGGATGTGGTGGGGCATCTTTATCACCCTGGCCGCCATGGCGCCGGCGCTGGGAAAACCCCTGGAAACCCTGCGCACCGATCTTGAACTGGGCGTAATGGCGGCCGGGCTGGTCCTGCTGGCGGCGGGACTGGCCGGCCTGGTAGGGAAGGCATTAAAGCTTTTTACCCCGGCCGTCACCGGCTCGGTTCTGCTCCTGCTTGGCCTTCAGCTTAGCGGCACGTTTGTGCGCGGGATGCTGGGCATTGGAGCAAACGGCGGGATAGACCTTAAATCGGCCATGGTTTCGGCGTTCGTGGTGGCCGTAGTGGTTTTGATCAACCTGAAGGCAAAAGGCTTTTTAAAAAGCATTGCCATCCTTATCGGCACTGCTGCCGGATGGATTATTGCGGCCCTGGCCGGGGTGACTTCCGGGGTGCACTGGACGCACCGGACGGCGGTGGCGATCCCTCAGCTTTTTGCCTGGGGGTTGCCGACCTTTGATCCCGGTGTGGTGCTGACTTCGATCCTGACCGGGCTGCTTGTGCTTTCCAACCTGGTTGCAAGCATTCTGGCCATGGAGCGCGTGCTGGGGGCGGAACTGCCCCAGAGGACTTACGACCGGGGCGTGGCCCTCACCGGTTTTTCCGACATCCTGGCCGGCCTGGGGGCAACTGTCGGCTTTGTCCCGTACTCTGCCGGGGCCGGCATGGTCAGCATGACCAGGGTGGCGGCGCGGCTGCCCTTCATCGTGTTTTCCTTTGCCTTAATGGCCCTTGGCCTTTTGCCGCCGGTGGCATCCTTCCTGGCTTCCATCCCCGAGCCGGTGGGTTATTCGGTGCTGCTGGCCTCCTTCTGCCAGATGGTTGGCTTCGGCCTGAAAGACTATGCCCGCCTGAAGTTCGACAGCAGGGACTGCTTTGTGGTCGGCCTGCCGCTTTTGTTCGGCACCGGCATTATGTTCCTGCCCGCCGGCGCCTTCGCCGGGGTCCCCGCGCTGGCCCGCTACATCCTGGGGAACGGCTTTATTGCCGGCATGCTTTTGTGCATGCTGCTGGACCACCTGCTTCTGCCCAAAAATGGGAGCAGGGTGTAA
- a CDS encoding aldehyde:ferredoxin oxidoreductase yields the protein MYDWMGKVFAFTAKFNLRGLNQMKGFYGRLLRIDLSAGQWEAEEIPAGVLERYLGGKGLGTYLMLKNIPAGADPLGPDNSLIFTTGPITGTPMFGSNRFGAFARAPLTGFYGESYSGGSVGAAMKKTGYDAIIIQGQARQPVLLEVSDRGVNFRDASGLWGLDCYAAEDRALAEVGVKGAQAVVIGPAGENLVRYACIENNYWRSLGRTGMGAVMGSKKVKAIVFHGQSSCELADPAGLRQYVSQLAGKGKDNPGVHNYRKYGTPQMVSLMNSAGCFPAHYWSKGRLAGWEALSGEHLLENFEVQPRACPPCIMNCGKLTRVTKGRHAGLVVEGPEYETIYSFGGLCSIKDLAEIIHLNDICDRLGLDTISAGNMAAFAIAAAEDGALDLPLKYGDAAGVARLLYQIAGREGIGDLLAEGIRTAAEELGLSELAVHVKGMEPAGYDPRKLHGMGLSYATSPRGACHLRATFYKPELAGIIDPKAVQGKAELLIDYEDRLAIYDTLILCRFYRDLVLWEDLAGLVNLTTGLGVDAEQLRRTAREIIDCTRRFNLMQGLTRADDNLPARFFKEPLEDGDVLPEENFRQMLADYYRLRGWDGEGRPPEGSL from the coding sequence ATGTATGACTGGATGGGGAAAGTGTTTGCTTTTACGGCTAAATTTAATTTAAGGGGACTGAACCAGATGAAAGGTTTTTACGGACGGCTTTTGCGGATTGACCTGTCGGCCGGGCAGTGGGAGGCAGAAGAGATACCGGCCGGCGTGCTGGAGCGGTATTTGGGCGGCAAAGGGCTGGGCACCTACCTGATGCTCAAGAACATACCGGCCGGGGCCGACCCGCTGGGCCCCGACAACAGTTTAATTTTCACCACCGGGCCGATCACCGGCACCCCCATGTTCGGCTCCAACCGGTTTGGCGCCTTTGCCAGGGCGCCCCTTACCGGTTTTTACGGCGAGTCATACTCAGGCGGCAGCGTGGGGGCGGCAATGAAGAAGACCGGCTACGACGCCATAATCATACAGGGGCAGGCCCGGCAGCCCGTTTTGCTGGAAGTAAGCGACAGAGGCGTTAATTTTAGGGATGCGTCCGGGCTGTGGGGGCTGGACTGTTACGCGGCAGAAGACAGGGCGCTGGCCGAAGTTGGCGTAAAAGGCGCCCAGGCCGTGGTCATAGGGCCGGCCGGCGAGAATCTGGTCCGTTACGCCTGCATAGAGAACAACTACTGGCGGTCCCTGGGGCGGACCGGGATGGGCGCCGTGATGGGGTCAAAGAAAGTCAAGGCCATAGTATTTCACGGTCAGTCGAGCTGCGAGCTGGCCGACCCGGCCGGTTTAAGGCAGTACGTCAGCCAGTTGGCCGGCAAGGGGAAAGACAATCCCGGTGTTCACAACTACCGCAAGTACGGCACCCCGCAGATGGTATCCCTGATGAACAGCGCCGGCTGTTTTCCCGCCCATTACTGGAGCAAAGGGAGGCTTGCCGGGTGGGAGGCGCTGTCCGGCGAGCATTTGCTGGAGAACTTTGAAGTGCAGCCCCGCGCCTGTCCGCCCTGCATCATGAACTGCGGCAAGCTGACCCGCGTAACCAAAGGCAGGCACGCGGGGCTGGTAGTAGAGGGGCCGGAGTACGAGACCATATACTCCTTTGGCGGGTTATGCAGCATTAAAGATTTAGCCGAGATAATACATTTAAACGACATATGCGACCGGTTAGGGCTTGACACCATCAGCGCCGGCAACATGGCAGCCTTTGCCATAGCAGCGGCAGAAGACGGGGCACTCGACCTTCCCCTTAAGTACGGCGACGCCGCCGGCGTGGCCCGCCTGCTTTACCAGATAGCCGGCCGCGAGGGGATAGGCGACCTTTTAGCCGAAGGCATACGCACCGCTGCAGAAGAGCTGGGTTTGAGCGAATTAGCCGTGCACGTCAAGGGGATGGAGCCGGCCGGATACGATCCCCGGAAGCTGCACGGGATGGGGTTGTCCTACGCCACATCGCCGCGGGGCGCCTGTCATTTACGGGCCACCTTTTACAAGCCCGAGCTGGCCGGGATAATAGATCCCAAGGCAGTGCAGGGCAAGGCAGAGCTTTTGATAGATTACGAGGACCGGCTGGCGATATACGACACATTAATTTTGTGCCGTTTTTACCGGGACCTGGTGTTATGGGAAGATCTGGCCGGGCTGGTGAACCTGACCACCGGTTTAGGGGTAGATGCAGAGCAGTTGCGCCGCACCGCCAGGGAGATTATAGACTGCACCCGCCGGTTCAACCTGATGCAGGGGTTGACCAGGGCCGACGACAATCTGCCCGCCCGCTTTTTCAAGGAGCCGCTGGAGGACGGCGACGTATTGCCGGAGGAGAACTTCAGGCAGATGCTTGCCGATTACTACCGCCTGCGCGGGTGGGACGGGGAAGGCCGCCCGCCTGAAGGCAGCCTTTAG
- the RpsT gene encoding ribosomal protein S20, producing the protein MPNIKSAAKRVEVTRKRTMRNTRIKSALKTTIRKFEEALKNASHDEARLKLRNAIRAIDKAVTKGVLHKNTASRKKSRLTKRFNKLTG; encoded by the coding sequence ATGCCGAACATCAAGTCAGCAGCCAAAAGAGTAGAAGTTACGCGCAAGCGCACGATGCGCAACACCCGGATCAAGTCGGCCTTGAAAACCACCATCAGGAAGTTTGAAGAGGCTCTGAAAAATGCCAGCCATGATGAGGCCAGGTTAAAGCTTCGCAACGCCATTAGAGCGATTGATAAAGCCGTTACAAAAGGCGTTTTACATAAAAATACAGCTTCCCGCAAAAAGTCCCGCCTGACCAAGCGGTTCAACAAGCTTACGGGGTAA
- a CDS encoding uncharacterized conserved protein — MAVVEISIVPVGTQSSSLSEYVADCVAVLREAEGITYQLTPMGTIIEGELDRVLEVVRLMHEQPFAKGIGRVVTTIRIDDRRDKKLTAAGKVAAVEARLND, encoded by the coding sequence ATGGCTGTTGTGGAAATAAGCATAGTGCCCGTCGGGACTCAGTCTTCCAGCCTGAGCGAATACGTGGCCGATTGTGTGGCGGTGCTGCGGGAGGCCGAAGGAATTACCTACCAGCTTACCCCCATGGGCACGATAATCGAAGGGGAGCTGGACCGGGTTCTGGAGGTGGTCCGCCTTATGCACGAGCAGCCTTTCGCAAAAGGAATCGGGAGGGTGGTCACGACGATCCGCATCGATGACCGCCGGGACAAGAAGCTGACCGCCGCGGGCAAGGTGGCTGCGGTGGAGGCCAGGCTGAACGACTAG
- a CDS encoding hypothetical membrane protein: MKYRLTLLFFMLAVWAGFSAVLAGFNQMVCPAEPVSAFSIERCGEETYRIEFLGEEFRVALPAGAAREILARAAAMVSGAFSHAAGKIERMPFKRLLPAAGGGAQAIDERL, translated from the coding sequence ATGAAATACAGGCTAACCCTGCTTTTTTTTATGCTGGCCGTTTGGGCCGGCTTTTCGGCGGTGCTGGCGGGATTCAACCAGATGGTCTGCCCGGCGGAACCGGTTAGCGCCTTTAGCATTGAAAGATGCGGGGAAGAGACGTACCGCATTGAATTTCTGGGGGAAGAGTTCAGGGTGGCACTCCCTGCCGGCGCTGCCAGGGAGATTCTGGCCAGGGCGGCGGCCATGGTATCCGGGGCCTTCAGCCATGCCGCCGGGAAGATTGAACGGATGCCGTTCAAACGGCTCCTTCCGGCGGCCGGCGGCGGGGCGCAGGCAATTGATGAGCGCCTTTGA